A segment of the Pristiophorus japonicus isolate sPriJap1 chromosome 1, sPriJap1.hap1, whole genome shotgun sequence genome:
GCCGCTCCTCCCCATCGTTGTTCCCCCCCCATCACTGCTCCCCCCCCATCGCCGCTCCTCCCCATCGTTGTTCCCCCCCCATCACTGCTCCCCCCCCATCGCCGCTCCTCCCCATCGTTGTTACCCCCCCATCACCGCTCCCCCCCATCGCCGCTCCTCCCCATCGTTGTTCCCCCCCCATCACTGCTCCCCCCCCATCGCCGCTCCTCCCCATCGTTGTTACCCCCCCATCACCGCTCCCCCCCATTGCCGCTCCCCCCCATCGCCGCTAGCCCATCACCGCTCCCCCCATCACCGCTCCCCCATCACCGCTCCCCCATCACCGCTCCCCCATCACCGCTCCCCCATCACCGCTCCCCCCATCACCGCTCCCCCATCACCGCTCCCCCTTCACCGCTCCCCCCATCACCGCTCCCCCCATCACCGCTCCCCCCATCACCGCTCCCCCATCACCGCTCCCCCCATCACTGCTCCCCCCCATCGCCGCTCCCCCATCACCGCTCCCCCATCACCGCTCCCCCCCATTGCCGCTCCTCCCCCATCGCTGCTCCTCCCCCATCACCGCTCCCCCATCACCGCTCCCCCATCGCCGCTCCCCCCCATCGCCGCTCCTCCCCCATCGCCGCTCCCCCATCACCGCTCCCCCATCGCCGCTCCCCCATCGCCGCTCCTCCCCCATCGCCGCTCCCCTATCGCCGCTCCTCCCCCATGGCCACTCCCCCCATCGCCACTCCCCCCCATCGCTGCTCCCCCCCCCATCACCGCTCCTCCCCCATCACCGCTCCTCCcccatcaccactccccccccatcgTCGCACCTCCCCCATCACCACATCCCCCCCATCGCCGCTCCTCCCCCATCACTACTCCTCCCCGATCGCCGCTCCTCCCCCATCATTCCCCCATCACCATTTCGCGCAGTGCCACCCCTTCCCTATCATCGCTCCACCCCATCAACGCACCCATTGCTGCTCCTCTCCCATCACAATCACTCCTCCCCCCTATTGCTTCTGCTTGTCCCCTCCATCTCTGCTGCTTACCCCCAGCATCGCTGCAACTCATCCCAGACCCagatctctctccctgccctcctcCCAGACTCAACCCTGAGCCTGAACTCCATCGACCGCGATGTCCCGACCACAAACCCAATCCCAGACTCAATCCCCAGACCAATGCACCTGAGAGCCGCTGCACCTGTATCAGCAGCCTGATCTTGTAATCTTCTTCGCTGGCAGGCTCTCATCGTCTCCCCAGCTCCATTGAAATGAGCCCCAAGACCCGATATCAGGGAGCCTCGGGCCTCACTAATCAGTtgcaggggataaaccctctgccAATCGTACACCAATAATTTAGATACGCATGAATTTCAAGGTCTTTATTTGTCAGAATAATGGTAAGAATGTTAAGAAAGCTTTGTACCACTAAGCCCTCCACTTCCACAGTCTACAGACAACCGCTTCAATCATAGACTCCCTCCCACTCAAGATCTCTATATACTTTTCTCAATGCCTAAAAGAATAAAATAAATGTACTGATGATATCTCTGTAAGCCTCAAACCCTTTTCTTGAAAGTTACTGATCCAGTCCTTTTTAATTGACCTAGAATTGACTACTTTTTCTAGTAATCTGTTCCACTATCCTGTTCAGTTTGTGCTATTGCATCATATAATCCTGTAAAATACTATAAAGAAGCATACTAACATATAGACTAAAATATCTGTGTGAATATGGTCAAAAGTTTGAAATCGGCTCCTTTCAAATTGTCCCCATACATTTGAAAATGAACATCCTCAACTGGATTGAATTGACCAGACTTAAAATAAATTCATTTCACCATAGTTTTGAATAATTCACAGAAAATGCTTACCTTGAAGAATTGTGAAGTTTTTAATCAACTGAGCATGCTTTGTGTCTACAAGTTTCATTTCTTCCATGATCATGGACAAATTGCCAACCTCAATATCTAACCTGGCCTTCATTACACCTTGCTGTGCTTTGAGGAGAGAGCTGTCCACACGGATGTTGTCCATGTTGGTGGTCAGGATGGCTAGCTCATCCGCATGTTGACTCAATGTATTGGTACAAGTGGTTTTTATACCATTCAAGTTGCTTGTCAGTGATCGAAGATGTTGCACAGTCCAACTGATATTGCCAATAATACTGCTGATGTCTCTCTCATTTATATCCATGCGCACTTCAAGTTGTTCAAAACTGGCAGATGTTTTGTTTTCATGAGCTTTTTGATACTGCTGTAGATCCTTGAGACTCTCTTCATGAATGGTAGCCATGAAACTAATATTCGCAATCTGGCTACTGAGAGAGTTCAGTTGATTATTCATATCCTCCAAAGTGTCACTATTACTAGTCACTATAACTGAGTTGTTCACTGCTTGTAATTGTAGGTATTGCAATTTCTCTTTTAGCCAGTCAGTGTCTTTTCGTGCTTGAACTACAGTCTGTTGGAGAGCCTGCCAATCGTTCCTTATCTTCTGGATGGCCTGACTGGTATCATCAACAGATTTCTGCAGTGCACTGAATAAATCCCTTTGCTGAATCTGTGTCTGATTTAATTGACTGAGATTTATAACTATATTGCTTTGAGACTTGGTTTGTCCTTGCATGTCATTTTGTAGCTTACCAGTGTTTTGCTCCAGGTTGGTAATGAATCCAATGTATGTCAATAAAGTCTGGTTTATGTCTCTGATTGATCTTGAGTTGCTATCCAACAAGCTTTTCAGGGAGTTATGGTTGGTTGTCATTGATTGGTCAGTCTCTTGTAGCTTATCCAGTGCAACTTTGTTTTTGGAGGCTTTGTCTGCAATGTCACCAAGCTGGTTCTGAAGGAACTGGATATCAGTTTTGAAATTGGACAGCTCTGTAGTGGTACTTTGATCTTTCGCACCAGACTGGTCATCTACAAAAGATAGGGTACATGTATGGGCAATAACAAAATGGGTAATCACAAAGATATTAAAGGAGAAACAATTCTGTAGATGTGGTTAATGCAATTTCCACTCCTATCTGTTTAATGGACACTAAATTTGTATAATAAATATTAGTAGGAATAGTTCCCACACAGAGCCCAGCACATTTACTATCTGACTGACTTGAAAAGTGGTAACTCAAATGCTACAGGTCAATCAGAAGCCACATTATTTTCAAAACACTTGGTGGGGGGTGGTGTGAAATTTCCACATGCCTCAATTGGtggtggtaaccttccggggccgagaCTTTTAGTCCATCCCCGCCGCTGAATTGGACTGAACCGGCAATCTCCGGCGCTCCACTTTCGCtttctatagggatcaaggggtatggagagaaagcaggaaaggggtactgaggttgaatgatcagccatgatcttattgaatggcggtgcaggctcaaagggctgaatggtcttctcctgcacctaatttctatgtttctatgtttcctttgggGGTGGGTCCGGGGGTGCTACTGGGGTGAAATCCTCAGTGCTACGAggatgctccgcgtagcgctgatgcgCTTCAACACACTTCcctttcgattaaaggggagggccactgtgcactctgcatggTCTCTGATAgacaacactgggccaccagggcagcatgtgaccgggccagcagcccggcatccAAGACAGAGTGCCGAGTTGCACGTTGGCAGCTTGCACCATGCTAGGCCGCCATcatcgagccgacccgagagtcggctgacaaaaaaaaatggtgGCCCGGGACGCTGACACTCTCCCCTTTAATCACTGTGCCAAGAACGGATATCTGCCAGCTTCGTGACCTGCAATTTCCCCATTGGACTATTAAGGGGTCGGTGCGTGGTGGCCCAGGGCGCTAACCACTATTAAAAGGGCAAGTTTGTTCCATGGGTGTCGATGAGCCCCTAAAAACAAGGCAATGGAaaataaagggctagaaattcgctgcatttgcgcctcccattagcgcccccaggGGCAGTGCTACGAATTTGCACCCCGATTACCTGCGCCTGGAGATCGCGATGTCACTGCTGCTGTGCATCGCCCTGTTAGCACCCCTGGTCcaaaattcactttcgccccctgcagcagtgccggggggaaaattaaaggcgaggtaggcggttgaaaaataaaaaaaaacttatCTTGTTGCCACCCCTGATCCGCTTTCTTCCCGGGATCCTGGCCGCGATCGCGCacaccggcactctgcttgagtgctgggctgatcgcgcggcacccctgctccatggtggtccaggtatgTCCCTTTTCcttctgcagagtttgcagcggggcccttccctttaagggaggaagaGCCCCTCGGATGCGGGAGCACTCCACAGCCAGTGTGCAGTGCTGCCGAGGTGTCCACCCTGTTAGTGCCCCAGGAATGAAGTGGAGCGCTTgaattttttgagaggggtgaaatTTCAGTGCCTGGCGCTAAGTCTCACGCCTCCcaactgttactgcccccaaatggggcaataatgaatttcacccccaagtCTCTTCTGTCTGCTGGTTAAAACGATCCGATATGAAATCAGTTTAGGCAGTCTCAATCCAATTCTGAGTGGGGAGAGGCATACAAAATAAAATTGTCCCTAATTTGCCACTAATTGTCAGCCTCTCTTAGACAGGCTAAAGGACGGCTGGTGCAAGAAATGGAAATGTGTCACAATGATTCAGTGGGGTTGTTCAATAGGGTTGAGACAACTCTTTATCTAGTTGTGGTCTACCTGATTGGGAGCACTTAATACTGTCAATAGAGTTTCATTCCCCAGAATTCACCTTGATGACCATAGCATTTGAAATAACACCTGCCAATGTCTGTAGAATGACCAACCTATAATCTTGGCATGGTGATTAAAGGGGAGAGTGTCAGCGTCCCGagccaccatctttttttgtcggccgactcttgggttgGCTCAATGATGGCGGCCTAGCATGGTGCGGGCCGCCAACGTGCAACTCGGCACTCTGTCTTggatgctgggctgctggcccggtcgcatGCTGCCCTCGTGGCCCAGTGTTGTCCATCAGAGAccatgcagagtgcacagcagccctcccctttaatcgaaggggaagggtgataaaaagggagggagagagaaagcgaataattatagaccagttagcctgacatcagtagtggggaaaatgttggaatcaatttattaaggatgaaatagcagcgcatttggaaagcagtgacaggatcggtccaagtcagcatggatttatgaaagggaaatcatgcttgacaaatcttctggaattttttgaggatgtaactagtagagtggacaaaggagaaccagtggatgtggtgtatttggactttcaaaaggcttttgacaaggtcccacacaagagattggtgttcaaaatcaaagcacacggtattggggttaatgtactgacgtggatagagaactggttagcagacaggaagcagagagtcaggagaaacaggtccttttcagaatggcagacagttactaatagagtgccgcagggctcagtgctgggaccccagctctttacaatatacattaatgatttagatgaaggaattgagtgtaatatctccaagtttgcagatgacactaaactgggtggcggtgtgagctgtgaggaggatgctaagaggctgcggggtgacttggacagattaggtgagtgggcaaatgcagatgcagtattatgtggataaatgtgaggttatccactttggtggcaaaaacatgaaggcagaatattatctgaatggcggcagattaggaaaaggggaggtgcaatgagacctgggtgtcatggttcatcagtcattgaaagttggcatgcaggtacagcaggcggtgaagaaggcaaatggtatgttggccttcatagctagaggatttgagtataggagcagggaggtcttactgcagttgtacagggccttggtgaggcctcacctggaatattgtgttcagttttggtctcctaatctgaggaaggacgtacttgctattgagggaatgcagcgaaggttcaccagactgattcccgggatggctggactgacatatgaggagagactggatcaactgggcctttatacactggagtttagaaggatgagaggggatctcatagaaacatataagattctgacgggacttgacaagttagatgcgggaagaatgttcccgatgttggggaagtccagaaataggggacacagccttaggataaggggtaggttatttaggactgtgatgaggagaaacttcttcactcagagagttgttaacctgtggaattccctgccgcagagagttgttgatgccagttcattggatatattcaagagggagttagatatggccctcacggctaaagggatcaaggggtatggagagaaatcaggaaaggggtactgagggaatgatcagccatgatcttattgaatggtggtgcaggcttgaagggccgaatggcctactcctgcacctattttctatgtttctatgtttctatgtaaccacacctcaacaacaacaactttcatttctatagcacctttaacgcagtaaaatgtcccaaggcacttcactggcgCATTATCTAACaacatttaacactgagccacataaggagatattaggacaggtaattaaaagcttgatcaaagaagtaagttttaatgagcatcttaaaggaggagagagagatggagaggcataGGGAGGGAATTcttgagcttagggcctaggcagctgaaggcacggccaccaatggttggtgcGATTAAATCGAGGATGCgcatttggaggagcgcagagatctcgaagggtggtagggctggaggaggattacagagatagggaggggtgaggccatggaagaatttgaaaataaggttgagaattttgaaatcgaggtgttgccggaccaggagtcAACATAGGTCAGtgaccacaggggtgatggtgcggcaaaccagtcccacccaccctttccctcatcgaTTGTCTGTCCCATCTTTGACAGGggttgtggttcttgtattggactgttcagtcacctaagacctcatttttagagtggaagcaagtctttctcgattccgagggactgtctatgatggtgaATGGGAgttgatgtgagttaggatacaggcagcagagttttggatcagctcaagtgtatggagggtggaagatgggaggctgaccagaaaagcattggaatagtctagtccagaggtaacaaaggcatggatgagggtttcagtagcagatgagttgaggcaggaacAGAGACAGATGATATTAcgcaggtggaagtaggcggtcttggtgatggaatggatatgtggccggaagctcaagtCAGGGTCAAATGTACGATCTGAGTATTGTGCTTAAAATTCATAGTCAATAGGCAAAAAAAATCTAGTCCACATAAGGTTACACAAGTAAAAGAATCCACAAAATGTTAATCAAAAAGAAATCTGTAATTAATATATTAACTGTATAATATAGTAACTATAACATTAATATATTAAAAGTCTCGAGTACTTCATAGTTGTTACACTTACTTACTGTATCACAATTTTATCCTGCCTGGTGTCAGGATTTTCTCTCATTTATTTATCGTACCTGTAGTAACATCTGGATAATGCTGGattgaaacaaatattttgtatctgtcttcacagtagaacataccaaaaatagtggggaaccaaggggaaaatatgagtgaggaacttaaagtaattaagatcaatagagaaaaagtacttgagaaactaatgggactaaaagccgacaaatcccctggacctgatgacctacatccaagggttctaaaagaggtggctgcagagatagtggatgcattgattgtgatctTCGGATTGGAAGGTAGGAAAtgcaaccctgctattcaagaaaggaggaagagagaaaaccaggaactataggccagttagcctgacatcagtcatcaagaATTAATTataaaggaagtggtaacagggcacttagaaaatcataacatgattatgcagtatcaacatggttttatgaaagggaaatcgtgtttgactaatctattCGAGTTTTTTCAGGATATAcctagtagggtagataaaggggaaccagtgaatgcagtacatttggatttccaaaaggcatt
Coding sequences within it:
- the colec12 gene encoding collectin-12 isoform X2; translation: MDTVTEGMETSKKSYTEKLTAVESDLKKLDDQSGAKDQSTTTELSNFKTDIQFLQNQLGDIADKASKNKVALDKLQETDQSMTTNHNSLKSLLDSNSRSIRDINQTLLTYIGFITNLEQNTGKLQNDMQGQTKSQSNIVINLSQLNQTQIQQRDLFSALQKSVDDTSQAIQKIRNDWQALQQTVVQARKDTDWLKEKLQYLQLQAVNNSVIVTSNSDTLEDMNNQLNSLSSQIANISFMATIHEESLKDLQQYQKAHENKTSASFEQLEVRMDINERDISSIIGNISWTVQHLRSLTSNLNGIKTTCTNTLSQHADELAILTTNMDNIRVDSSLLKAQQGVMKARLDIEVGNLSMIMEEMKLVDTKHAQLIKNFTILQGPPGPRGPKGDKGIQGPIGNKGTKGQNGDPGEVGEPGLMGPKGSRGLPGSKGERGSQGYRGSVGLKAQKGSNGRPGTPGAKGSVGLPGLDGLPGKAGPPGQPGEQGQIGATGSRGPTGLPGRTGPKGPAGPPGPPGPIGLINQASTVSPKLNGCPPKWKNFKDKCYYFSVDLVEFEEGKNLCKNMSSNMIIINNREEQQWVRKQMNGINYFWIGLSDTEQQNVWKWVDGTTAEYTNWRPGQPDNWEHEASTEDCAGLANSALWNDFFCTDLNGLICEKSVDKDQLSG